Proteins encoded in a region of the Pseudomonas denitrificans (nom. rej.) genome:
- a CDS encoding efflux RND transporter periplasmic adaptor subunit codes for MSRALLLGTGLFVLGGCRDESAAPTLPVQEVAVYHVASAPQALSTTLPGRASAHLVAEIRPQVGGILLKRLFEEGATVKAGQALYQIDPQTYEAALAQAEASVTSARATLKAAELKAKRDAQLVKIDAISAEDNESAQASLLEARASLQSAQAALRTARINLGYTKINAPIAGRTSTSSVTAGALVTAEQTTALTTVQQLDPIYVDFTQPSTTLLRLKRELAEGKLTRAEEKDAARISLQLEDGSTYAHDGTLTFNGVSVDESTGSVTLRALVPNPDGLLLPGMYIKATLQEGVQPDAILVPQQGVSRDERGGATALVVVDGKVEQRELTLDRAVGNRWWVSKGLEDGDQLIVQGLQKVRVGQPVQAIDWKSGNAGDTSLTARNDSTD; via the coding sequence TTGTCGCGTGCCCTGTTGCTGGGCACTGGCCTGTTCGTCCTCGGCGGTTGCCGCGATGAGAGCGCCGCCCCCACCCTGCCCGTGCAGGAAGTCGCGGTGTACCACGTCGCCAGCGCGCCCCAGGCCCTGAGCACCACCCTGCCCGGCCGCGCCAGCGCGCACCTGGTCGCCGAGATTCGCCCGCAGGTGGGCGGCATCCTGCTCAAGCGCCTGTTCGAGGAAGGCGCGACGGTGAAGGCCGGCCAGGCGCTCTACCAGATCGACCCGCAGACCTACGAGGCCGCCCTCGCCCAGGCCGAGGCCAGCGTCACTTCGGCACGCGCCACGCTCAAGGCGGCCGAGCTGAAAGCCAAGCGCGACGCGCAGCTGGTGAAGATCGACGCCATCAGCGCCGAGGACAACGAAAGCGCCCAGGCCTCGCTGCTCGAAGCCCGCGCCAGCCTGCAATCGGCGCAAGCCGCGCTGCGCACCGCGCGGATCAACCTCGGCTACACGAAGATCAATGCGCCCATCGCCGGTCGCACGTCCACCTCGTCGGTCACCGCCGGTGCGCTGGTCACCGCCGAGCAGACCACCGCGCTGACCACCGTGCAGCAGCTCGACCCGATCTACGTCGACTTCACCCAGCCCAGCACCACCCTGCTGCGCCTCAAGCGCGAGCTGGCCGAAGGCAAGCTTACGCGCGCCGAGGAGAAAGACGCCGCGCGCATCAGCCTGCAGCTGGAGGACGGCAGCACCTATGCCCACGACGGCACCCTCACCTTCAACGGCGTGAGCGTGGATGAGAGCACCGGCAGCGTGACCCTGCGCGCCCTGGTGCCCAACCCCGACGGCCTGCTGCTTCCGGGCATGTACATCAAGGCGACGTTGCAGGAGGGCGTGCAACCGGACGCTATCCTGGTGCCGCAGCAGGGCGTCAGTCGCGACGAGCGCGGCGGTGCCACCGCGCTGGTGGTGGTGGACGGCAAGGTCGAGCAGCGCGAGCTGACTCTGGACCGCGCCGTGGGCAATCGCTGGTGGGTGAGCAAGGGGCTGGAGGATGGCGATCAGTTGATCGTCCAGGGTCTGCAGAAGGTCCGCGTCGGCCAGCCGGTGCAGGCCATCGACTGGAAGAGCGGCAACGCCGGCGACACCAGCCTGACCGCCCGCAACGACAGCACCGACTGA